One Candidatus Nanosynbacter featherlites genomic region harbors:
- a CDS encoding nucleoside 2-deoxyribosyltransferase, with amino-acid sequence MKILVSASMRHADKFAALQELLEAAGYQATMPQTEERLTKRQYIDEHMSRLQDSNALLLANFDDERGDGYIGASCFFEAGWAFALGKPVYALRPIDAKSPFAEDLMAIDCTVVNGDMSKIKGGIDE; translated from the coding sequence ATGAAAATCCTAGTTTCAGCATCGATGCGCCATGCAGATAAATTCGCTGCATTGCAGGAGCTATTGGAAGCAGCAGGCTATCAGGCCACAATGCCTCAAACCGAGGAGCGCCTGACGAAGCGGCAGTATATTGATGAACACATGAGCCGATTGCAAGACAGCAATGCTTTGCTGCTGGCGAATTTTGATGATGAACGTGGCGATGGCTATATTGGTGCGTCGTGTTTCTTTGAGGCTGGCTGGGCATTTGCGCTTGGAAAGCCAGTGTACGCGCTACGCCCAATTGACGCAAAGTCGCCCTTTGCTGAAGATTTGATGGCAATTGATTGTACGGTGGTAAATGGAGATATGAGCAAGATCAAAGGAGGAATTGATGAGTAA
- the atpA gene encoding F0F1 ATP synthase subunit alpha: MSKIDVTELAKSLREKIAQLEATEGLEDAGVVIRVGDGVAWVHGLSKAGYSEVLEIETDGGVVEAFALNLMEDEIGAVILGGEEKVKAGASVRRKGAVLDVPVGEELLGRVVDPLGRPLDGGPAIKTKQRGLIERPAIGVMGRKSVHEPLMTGIMSIDAMFPIGRGQRELIIGDRQTGKTAIAIDTMINQARQKTGVVNVYVAIGQKLSKIARLVDRLKEEGVMEQTIVVATSPSDAASLLYLAPYAGTAMGEYFRDNGGHALMIYDDLTKHAVAYRQMSLLLRRPPGREAYPGDVFYLHSRLLERSAKLSDELGAGSLTALPIIETQAGDISAYIPTNVISITDGQIFLETDLFYQGIRPAISAGLSVSRVGGAAQTKAVKSVGGNLKLGLSQFRELASFAQFGSDLDDATKAQIDRGQRLTELLKQPQYQPMSVWEQFVSIHAVTSGAFDNVPVAKIKEAQAGLLTQLWNNAKDTMRELNKGAKPTDEQLQVIDEATQVAAKGFEE, encoded by the coding sequence ATGAGCAAGATTGATGTGACAGAACTAGCCAAAAGCCTGCGGGAAAAAATCGCGCAGCTGGAGGCGACGGAAGGACTAGAGGACGCTGGTGTGGTCATCCGTGTCGGTGACGGCGTGGCGTGGGTGCACGGCCTCAGTAAAGCTGGCTATAGCGAAGTGCTAGAAATTGAAACTGATGGTGGCGTAGTGGAAGCATTCGCCCTGAACTTAATGGAAGACGAAATCGGTGCGGTGATCCTTGGCGGTGAAGAAAAAGTCAAGGCTGGTGCCAGCGTCCGCCGCAAGGGTGCGGTGCTGGATGTGCCAGTTGGCGAGGAGCTACTCGGCCGGGTGGTTGACCCGCTCGGTCGGCCGCTCGATGGCGGACCAGCCATCAAGACGAAGCAGCGAGGGCTGATTGAACGCCCAGCCATTGGCGTGATGGGTCGTAAGTCGGTGCACGAGCCGCTGATGACCGGTATCATGTCAATCGACGCCATGTTCCCAATCGGTCGCGGGCAGCGTGAGCTGATCATCGGCGACCGTCAGACGGGAAAAACGGCCATTGCCATCGACACCATGATCAACCAGGCGCGGCAAAAGACCGGCGTGGTCAACGTCTACGTGGCGATTGGACAGAAATTATCAAAGATTGCCAGGTTAGTTGATCGCCTGAAAGAAGAAGGCGTGATGGAGCAAACCATCGTGGTGGCGACCAGCCCGTCGGATGCGGCTTCCCTCTTGTACTTGGCACCATATGCTGGTACGGCCATGGGTGAATATTTCCGCGACAACGGCGGCCATGCGCTGATGATTTATGACGATTTGACCAAGCATGCGGTGGCCTACCGCCAGATGTCATTGCTGCTCCGCCGTCCACCGGGACGCGAGGCGTATCCTGGTGATGTCTTCTACCTGCACTCTCGCCTGTTGGAGCGTTCAGCCAAGTTGTCGGACGAATTGGGTGCCGGCTCGTTGACTGCTCTGCCAATCATCGAGACGCAGGCTGGCGACATCTCGGCGTACATCCCGACCAACGTGATTTCCATCACCGACGGTCAGATTTTTCTGGAGACTGACTTGTTCTACCAAGGTATTCGCCCGGCTATCTCTGCTGGTCTATCGGTCTCCCGCGTCGGTGGTGCTGCCCAGACTAAGGCGGTTAAATCAGTTGGTGGTAACCTGAAGCTCGGCCTTTCACAGTTCCGTGAGTTGGCTAGTTTCGCGCAATTTGGCTCAGACCTGGATGATGCGACTAAGGCGCAAATTGACCGCGGCCAGCGCCTGACTGAACTCTTGAAGCAGCCGCAGTACCAGCCAATGAGCGTTTGGGAGCAATTTGTCAGCATCCACGCGGTGACTAGCGGTGCCTTTGACAATGTGCCAGTCGCTAAGATCAAGGAAGCGCAGGCTGGCCTATTGACGCAACTTTGGAATAACGCTAAAGACACCATGCGTGAATTGAACAAGGGCGCCAAGCCAACTGACGAGCAACTCCAGGTCATTGACGAGGCAACGCAGGTGGCAGCGAAAGGCTTTGAGGAGTAA
- the atpG gene encoding ATP synthase F1 subunit gamma — protein MPSTRALKNRIRSVDSTKQITKAMQLVAASKMRRSQEADKASAPYTMAAEELLSYLASQGATDNHPLFKRRKITKRLIIVIASDKGLAGAYNTNVLKKYLELLKRDDERGIENLTLTVGRRASQFASRLKDTKVVGNYDNLPDQPTGLTFHTILNTAISMFENGEVDAVTLVYTRFVNSMVQTAELSRLLPAGTKALVDPSEVSNTVSDAKYEPSIPEVLDAVAYRLTGARLFQALLDARASEHSMRMMAMKNATDNASDLVDDLTLAMNKARQGAITQELAEISGGVEAMEQ, from the coding sequence ATGCCGAGTACTCGTGCGCTGAAAAATCGCATTCGCTCGGTGGATTCGACCAAGCAAATCACTAAGGCGATGCAGTTGGTGGCGGCCAGCAAAATGCGCCGTTCGCAAGAGGCGGACAAGGCGTCAGCTCCCTACACCATGGCAGCCGAGGAGTTGCTGAGCTACCTGGCCAGTCAAGGTGCAACTGATAACCACCCGCTGTTTAAGCGCCGCAAAATCACTAAGCGCTTGATCATCGTCATTGCCAGCGACAAAGGCCTGGCTGGTGCGTATAATACCAATGTTCTGAAGAAATATCTGGAGCTGCTGAAACGCGACGATGAGCGCGGCATTGAGAATCTTACCTTGACCGTCGGCCGCCGAGCTTCGCAGTTTGCATCACGCTTGAAGGATACCAAAGTGGTGGGTAATTATGATAATTTGCCAGATCAGCCAACGGGACTTACTTTTCACACGATTTTGAACACTGCCATCAGCATGTTTGAGAATGGCGAGGTTGACGCGGTGACGTTGGTGTATACACGATTTGTGAATAGCATGGTGCAAACAGCGGAACTGTCGCGTTTGCTACCGGCAGGTACCAAGGCCTTAGTTGATCCAAGCGAGGTCTCAAATACGGTTTCTGATGCCAAGTATGAACCAAGTATTCCAGAGGTACTGGACGCCGTTGCCTACCGTTTGACGGGTGCGCGATTGTTTCAAGCGCTACTGGACGCTCGCGCCAGTGAGCACTCCATGCGGATGATGGCAATGAAAAATGCGACGGACAATGCTTCTGACCTAGTGGACGATTTGACGCTGGCGATGAACAAAGCTCGCCAAGGTGCAATTACCCAGGAGCTGGCAGAAATTTCCGGTGGTGTGGAGGCGATGGAACAATGA
- a CDS encoding tRNA dihydrouridine synthase — translation MTSFWDNLPQPFFILAPMEAVTDVVFRHVVKRAGAPDVFFTEFANATGWVHAGDKAIAGRLVKTNDEHPLVAQIWGGEPGDMEQFATHCAKLGFDGIDINMGCPAKSAIKSGGAALIRRPDVAVAAIAAAKTAGLPVSVKTRLGYTYVDEWREWLSTLLAQNLANLTIHLRTKKEMSKVPAHYELIDNIVKLRDEIAPQTLLTINGDVRDRTHGEELARQHPGINGLMIGRGIFSNPFCFRRDRVSSEIEDKRVIVGGAAPTSEQISDFSEEGADRLAGPASSDLRAVTNGDDGSGNVKSELICLLHYHLDLFDHYQSTLGRPYETLKRFFKIYIRDFDGAKELRDQLMHTKTTDEVRSILAHNDRPHYTY, via the coding sequence ATGACATCATTTTGGGACAACCTACCGCAGCCATTTTTCATCTTGGCACCCATGGAAGCCGTCACTGACGTGGTATTTCGCCATGTCGTGAAAAGGGCGGGCGCGCCCGACGTGTTTTTCACGGAGTTTGCCAATGCCACCGGCTGGGTACACGCTGGCGACAAAGCCATCGCTGGTCGGCTCGTCAAAACTAACGACGAACATCCATTGGTCGCCCAGATCTGGGGCGGCGAGCCGGGCGACATGGAGCAATTTGCCACTCACTGCGCCAAGCTCGGCTTCGACGGCATCGACATCAACATGGGCTGTCCCGCCAAATCCGCCATCAAAAGCGGGGGCGCAGCGCTGATCCGCCGACCCGACGTCGCGGTCGCCGCCATTGCTGCTGCTAAAACTGCTGGATTGCCAGTTAGCGTCAAAACACGGCTCGGCTACACCTACGTTGACGAATGGCGCGAGTGGCTGAGCACACTACTGGCGCAAAACCTCGCCAACCTAACCATCCACCTCCGCACCAAAAAGGAGATGAGCAAAGTCCCAGCGCACTACGAACTCATCGACAACATTGTCAAACTACGCGATGAAATCGCTCCGCAAACTCTCTTGACTATCAACGGCGACGTCCGCGACCGAACCCACGGTGAAGAACTTGCCCGCCAACACCCCGGCATCAACGGCCTGATGATCGGACGGGGAATTTTCAGCAATCCGTTTTGCTTTCGAAGAGACAGAGTGTCTTCAGAGATCGAGGATAAGCGGGTGATAGTCGGTGGGGCAGCACCCACTTCTGAACAAATCTCTGATTTTTCAGAAGAAGGGGCGGACCGACTAGCAGGACCCGCGTCCAGCGACCTACGTGCCGTCACAAACGGCGACGATGGGAGCGGTAATGTTAAATCGGAACTTATATGTCTATTACATTACCACCTTGACCTCTTTGACCACTACCAATCAACCCTCGGCCGCCCCTACGAAACCCTCAAACGCTTCTTCAAAATCTACATCCGCGATTTCGACGGCGCCAAGGAACTGCGCGACCAGCTGATGCACACCAAGACGACCGACGAGGTGCGATCAATACTTGCACACAACGATCGTCCACATTATACTTATTGA
- the atpC gene encoding ATP synthase F1 subunit epsilon, whose product MNLKLVTLGGVKLDEMVYSVTIPTIDGEISVLPSHEPLVTVARDGVITVRRTKETQEEEFFAISGGVVEIDQTGVRILVDEADHGDDIIEAETQAALERAIAARDNADDQIEREKAKQLIDRHLVRLKVADLQRHKRRR is encoded by the coding sequence ATGAATTTGAAGCTAGTAACGCTCGGTGGTGTCAAGCTGGATGAGATGGTCTACTCGGTGACCATTCCGACGATTGACGGCGAGATTTCGGTGCTGCCGAGTCACGAACCGCTGGTGACGGTGGCGAGGGACGGCGTCATCACTGTCCGTCGCACCAAGGAGACGCAGGAAGAAGAATTTTTTGCTATCTCCGGCGGTGTGGTAGAAATTGATCAAACAGGCGTGCGAATTTTGGTTGATGAAGCCGACCATGGTGACGACATCATTGAGGCAGAAACCCAGGCGGCACTAGAGCGAGCCATCGCAGCACGTGACAACGCCGACGACCAAATAGAGCGCGAGAAAGCCAAGCAGCTTATCGACCGACACTTAGTGCGGCTAAAGGTAGCAGATTTGCAGCGGCATAAGCGGCGACGCTAG
- a CDS encoding ATP-dependent helicase produces MDFSTRYANLNANQRSAVDTIHGPLLVIAGPGTGKTELLSMRAAHILRQTDTLPNNILCLTFTDSGAVNMRQRLQQIIGEDAYKVAIHTFHSFGSEIINTNRQYFFRGADRQPTDELTQQQILQEIFEGMDWDNPLNAKNNDEFIYLKETLKTISEFKSNGLASEEIQHILDDVEQTITEISEAIKQLFQATIKKSTIPTFANVAEIAAAITPQPLLAAITPYANVLALSMANAAQEALENDSTKPITAWKNAWCKKNAAGEFVLKDSESITKLRAVTHVYDQYRSALAQRGLFDYDDMILNVLDACKHQPDLRANLQEQYQFIMVDEFQDTNLAQLQLLFNLTGDEPEPNIMAVGDDDQAIFSFQGANVGNIQRFRQHYHDPAVIVLTDNYRSAEQILTTARSVITQGSDRLENTIPDLSKQLTAHASSSGATVNLSRFMTPLDERAGVARQIAHLIASGTPPEDIAVISRRHHELIELLPHLYQNNISVNYEHHDDILELDSIKALELVARIVVSLHNNDLTNANSLLPELLAHPAFDFAATDIWKLSLAAWHKRQFWLEAMLTQTTFEPLAQWLLEQAKNTPNLTLEEHIDELLGLTETATNRALYTYYFSPDKLQSDPEAYLTTLEALRTLRQKLRDHYTEATPTLTQLLQFIDLHHLTKTRLTSIRPAAEHKSGSINLMTAHKSKGLEFPHVFIIGATDNMWGEKVRVRSRLIRYPANLQLQPAGNNYDERLRLFFVAMTRAKQTLHISHSLTDTGGKDNLIASFLSSLQLDTSTIDTSETADATETLLTDWHARLTEPHGTTLQEVLAPILQHYKLSATHLNNFLDVSHGGPQGFLLNNLLHFPQAKSSSAAYGTAVHTCLQQLHDMFVADGNLPPRSEIMRLYAQTLAAQHLSPDDTKLFTEKGQSVLTAFLDAKQSSFTQQQLAELNFANQNSFVGQAQLTGKLDLVDIDKTAKTIYVTDYKTGKPSHSWKGTSDYEKIKLHKYRQQLMFYQLLVKSSRDYGNFTFTGARLQFVEPDMKTGDILSLEDTFSEEELAEFARLVGVVWRKITTLDLPDISGYSADYKGMLQFENDLLTEEI; encoded by the coding sequence ATGGATTTTTCTACACGCTACGCCAACCTCAACGCCAATCAACGTTCTGCTGTCGATACAATTCACGGGCCACTGTTGGTCATCGCGGGTCCTGGCACTGGCAAAACTGAGCTCTTGAGCATGCGAGCTGCCCACATATTGCGCCAAACTGACACCTTGCCAAACAATATCTTATGCCTAACCTTTACTGATTCGGGTGCGGTCAATATGCGCCAGCGATTGCAGCAAATCATCGGCGAAGATGCCTACAAAGTCGCCATTCACACCTTCCACAGCTTCGGCTCAGAAATTATTAACACCAACCGACAATATTTTTTCCGCGGCGCAGATCGGCAGCCGACTGACGAGTTGACGCAGCAACAAATTCTACAAGAAATTTTCGAAGGTATGGATTGGGATAATCCACTCAACGCCAAAAATAATGATGAATTTATCTACCTCAAAGAAACGCTCAAAACCATTTCCGAGTTCAAAAGCAACGGCCTGGCCTCTGAAGAAATACAACATATTTTGGACGATGTGGAGCAAACAATCACAGAAATTTCTGAGGCCATCAAACAACTTTTCCAAGCCACCATCAAAAAATCAACCATCCCGACCTTTGCCAACGTTGCAGAAATAGCAGCAGCCATCACACCGCAGCCTCTGCTAGCAGCCATCACACCGTACGCCAACGTTCTGGCGCTCAGCATGGCCAACGCCGCACAAGAGGCCTTGGAGAATGACAGCACCAAACCCATCACCGCCTGGAAGAATGCGTGGTGTAAGAAGAATGCAGCAGGGGAGTTTGTCTTAAAGGACAGTGAATCAATCACTAAACTGCGTGCCGTCACTCACGTATACGACCAGTACCGCAGTGCGCTGGCACAGCGCGGATTGTTTGACTATGACGACATGATTTTAAATGTGCTAGATGCCTGCAAACACCAGCCAGATCTGCGCGCCAACCTCCAAGAGCAATACCAGTTCATCATGGTTGACGAGTTCCAAGACACTAACTTGGCGCAGTTGCAGTTACTATTCAATCTGACTGGCGACGAGCCTGAGCCAAACATCATGGCAGTGGGCGACGACGACCAGGCCATCTTCAGTTTCCAAGGCGCCAATGTCGGCAATATCCAGCGCTTCCGTCAGCACTATCATGACCCAGCCGTCATCGTCCTGACCGACAACTACCGCTCGGCAGAGCAAATCCTCACCACCGCCCGCAGCGTCATCACCCAAGGTAGCGACCGCTTGGAAAACACTATTCCCGACCTATCCAAACAACTCACCGCCCACGCTTCATCATCAGGCGCCACCGTGAACCTTAGTCGTTTCATGACGCCGCTGGACGAAAGGGCAGGCGTTGCTAGGCAAATTGCACATCTCATCGCTTCAGGTACGCCGCCCGAAGACATCGCCGTCATATCCCGCCGGCATCATGAACTGATTGAACTCTTGCCTCATCTCTACCAAAACAACATCAGCGTCAACTACGAACATCACGACGACATCCTGGAACTAGACAGTATCAAAGCGCTGGAGCTCGTAGCTCGCATCGTTGTCTCACTTCACAACAACGACCTAACCAACGCCAACAGCTTACTGCCAGAGCTACTGGCGCATCCAGCATTTGACTTCGCCGCCACTGACATCTGGAAATTAAGCCTAGCTGCCTGGCACAAACGACAGTTCTGGCTGGAAGCCATGCTCACCCAAACAACGTTCGAACCATTGGCTCAGTGGTTACTAGAGCAAGCCAAAAACACCCCCAACCTCACACTCGAAGAACACATTGATGAATTACTAGGTCTCACCGAAACCGCCACCAACCGCGCCCTCTATACCTACTACTTTTCACCAGACAAATTACAGTCAGACCCAGAAGCCTACCTCACCACCCTAGAAGCGCTGCGCACCTTGCGCCAGAAATTACGTGACCATTACACTGAGGCAACGCCAACCTTGACGCAGCTTCTCCAGTTCATCGATCTCCACCATTTAACCAAGACTCGCCTCACCAGCATCAGACCAGCCGCCGAGCACAAATCAGGCTCAATTAATCTCATGACCGCCCACAAATCAAAGGGCTTGGAATTTCCGCACGTATTCATCATCGGCGCGACTGACAACATGTGGGGTGAGAAAGTCCGTGTACGCAGCCGGCTCATCCGCTATCCAGCCAACCTGCAGCTGCAACCAGCAGGCAACAACTACGACGAGCGTTTGCGCCTATTTTTCGTCGCCATGACTCGCGCCAAGCAAACCCTGCACATCAGTCATAGCCTCACAGACACTGGCGGTAAAGACAATTTGATCGCCAGCTTCCTAAGCTCTCTACAGCTAGATACATCGACCATTGATACCTCTGAGACTGCTGACGCGACCGAGACGCTGCTCACCGACTGGCACGCCAGACTGACTGAACCACACGGCACAACCCTACAGGAAGTCTTGGCGCCAATCTTACAGCACTACAAACTGTCCGCCACCCATCTGAACAATTTCCTCGACGTCTCACATGGCGGACCTCAAGGATTTTTGTTAAATAATTTGCTTCATTTTCCGCAAGCCAAAAGCTCATCCGCTGCCTACGGAACCGCTGTCCACACCTGCCTACAACAACTACACGATATGTTCGTCGCAGACGGAAACTTGCCACCACGCTCAGAGATTATGCGTTTGTATGCTCAAACCTTAGCAGCGCAACATCTGTCACCAGATGACACCAAACTGTTCACCGAAAAAGGCCAGTCAGTCTTGACCGCTTTTCTGGACGCCAAACAGAGCAGCTTCACCCAGCAGCAGCTGGCTGAACTTAATTTTGCCAATCAAAATTCCTTCGTCGGCCAAGCGCAGCTGACAGGAAAGCTGGACCTGGTTGATATAGATAAAACAGCAAAGACCATCTACGTCACCGACTACAAGACCGGCAAGCCGTCGCACTCCTGGAAGGGCACGTCTGATTATGAAAAAATCAAGCTCCACAAATACCGCCAACAGTTGATGTTCTACCAGCTCTTGGTCAAGTCATCGCGTGATTATGGCAATTTCACCTTCACCGGCGCCCGCCTGCAATTCGTCGAGCCAGACATGAAAACCGGCGACATTCTCAGCCTAGAGGATACGTTCTCCGAGGAGGAATTAGCTGAATTTGCTCGGCTTGTCGGCGTCGTCTGGCGTAAAATCACCACCCTGGATCTGCCAGACATCTCTGGGTATTCCGCAGACTACAAAGGTATGCTGCAGTTCGAAAATGACTTATTGACAGAAGAAATATAA
- the atpD gene encoding F0F1 ATP synthase subunit beta, protein MSKTLGKIIQIVGVVVDVEFPRDVKLPAIYDALHVKNGKETLVLEVAQHLDEHTVRTIALSSTDGLARGADVVATGAPISVPVGAETQGRMFNVVGEAIDEKPQPKSKTAPIHRPAPDLSEQSNKTEILETGIKVVDLIAPLAKGGKAGLFAGAGVGKTVLITELINNIAKFHSGNSVFAGVGERTREGNDLYYEMEEAGVLDKTSLVFGQMNEPPGARLRVALSGLAMAEAFRDEGKDVLLFIDNIYRYTQAGAEVSALLGRLPSAVGYQPNLQQEMGALQERITSTKKGSITSVQAVYVPADDLTDPAPATTFAHLDATIVMNRALTEIGIYPAVDVLDSSSNSLDPEIVGEEHYRVAREVQRVLQQYKELQDIIAILGMEELSDDQKQIVARARRIQRFLAQPFHVAEKFTGNPGVYVKLEDTIRDAADILAGKYDDKPESWFYMVQGTLADQVACDAESAKQPEAKKD, encoded by the coding sequence ATGAGTAAAACACTAGGAAAAATTATTCAAATTGTTGGCGTGGTGGTCGATGTGGAGTTTCCACGTGACGTTAAATTGCCGGCAATTTATGACGCGTTGCATGTCAAGAATGGCAAAGAGACGCTAGTGTTGGAAGTAGCACAGCACCTGGACGAGCACACCGTGCGGACGATTGCTCTGTCGTCGACTGACGGCTTGGCTCGCGGTGCGGACGTGGTGGCGACTGGTGCGCCGATTTCTGTGCCAGTGGGTGCCGAGACTCAGGGGCGCATGTTTAACGTGGTTGGTGAAGCGATTGACGAGAAACCACAACCAAAGAGTAAAACCGCACCAATTCACCGCCCTGCTCCGGATCTGTCTGAGCAGTCGAACAAGACGGAGATTTTGGAAACTGGAATTAAGGTCGTCGACCTCATCGCACCGCTAGCCAAAGGTGGTAAAGCTGGTCTGTTCGCTGGTGCTGGTGTCGGTAAAACCGTCTTGATCACCGAGCTGATCAACAACATCGCCAAGTTCCACTCTGGTAACTCGGTCTTTGCTGGTGTTGGTGAGCGTACCCGCGAAGGAAATGACCTCTACTATGAGATGGAAGAAGCGGGCGTTCTAGACAAGACATCGCTGGTGTTTGGTCAGATGAATGAGCCGCCTGGAGCACGTTTGCGCGTGGCACTGTCGGGTCTAGCGATGGCTGAAGCCTTCCGTGACGAAGGTAAAGACGTGCTGCTGTTTATCGACAATATTTACCGCTACACTCAGGCTGGTGCTGAGGTATCGGCGCTGCTTGGTCGTTTGCCAAGCGCTGTGGGCTATCAGCCGAACTTGCAGCAAGAAATGGGTGCGTTGCAGGAGCGCATTACTTCGACGAAAAAGGGTTCGATCACCTCTGTTCAGGCGGTGTATGTGCCGGCTGACGACTTGACCGACCCAGCGCCAGCGACGACCTTTGCTCACCTGGACGCGACCATCGTGATGAACCGTGCTTTGACGGAAATTGGTATCTACCCTGCTGTTGACGTGTTGGATTCTAGCTCCAATTCGCTCGACCCAGAAATTGTCGGTGAGGAACACTACCGTGTGGCCCGCGAAGTGCAGCGAGTGCTGCAGCAGTACAAAGAATTGCAGGACATTATCGCCATCCTCGGCATGGAAGAATTGTCGGACGACCAGAAGCAAATCGTTGCTCGGGCTCGCCGCATCCAGCGCTTCCTAGCGCAGCCGTTCCACGTGGCCGAGAAATTTACTGGTAACCCAGGCGTATATGTCAAGTTAGAGGACACCATCCGCGACGCCGCTGATATCTTGGCTGGTAAATACGACGACAAGCCAGAAAGCTGGTTCTACATGGTACAAGGCACGCTGGCTGACCAGGTAGCTTGCGACGCTGAAAGCGCAAAGCAACCAGAGGCAAAGAAGGACTAG